The Cottoperca gobio chromosome 22, fCotGob3.1, whole genome shotgun sequence genome contains a region encoding:
- the c9orf72 gene encoding guanine nucleotide exchange factor C9orf72 homolog, whose product MSSGCPPQSPAVAKSEVTVEGECPLLAATFAYWDNILGPRVRHIWTPKGDQVMFLSDGEVTFLANHTLNGEILRSAECGAVDVKFFVLAEKGVIIVSLIFDGELKGDKNTCALSIILPQTELAFYLPLHTICVERLKHVIRKGRIWMQKGYNIISVLSLEIVPIMELLASMKTHSVPEDIDIKDTVLNDDDIGDSCHEDFLHKAVSSHLQTCGCSIVVGSNPEKVNKIVRTLCLFLTPAERKCSRLCKADSSFKYDTGLFVQGLLKDSRGSFVLPFRQVLYSPYPTTHIDVDINTVKQMPPCHEHTYNQRRYMRSELSALWKTDSEEDIPPDTVIHTDESFTPDLNIFQDVMHKDTLVKSFIDEVFMLKPGLSLRSTYLAQFLLLLHRKALTLLKYIEDETQKGKKPFRSLRNLKTDLDLTVEGDLHIVMAFAEKLRAGLHSFVFGKPFYTSMQERDALMSF is encoded by the exons ATGTCCTCTGGCTGTCCACCCCAGTCACCGGCTGTGGCAAAGTCTGAGGTAACAGTAGAGGGAGAATGCCCGCTACTGGCTGCCACCTTTGCCTACTGGGACAATATCCTGGGTCCACGTGTGCGCCACATCTGGACACCAAAGGGAGACCAAGTGATGTTCCTCAGCGATGGAGAAGTCACATTTCTGGCCAATCATACACTTAATGGGGAGATTCTGCGTAGCGCTGAGTGTGGCGCAGTGGATGTGAAGTTCTTTGTCCTGGCAGAAAAGGGCGTCATCAttgtctctctcatctttgATGGCGAGCTGAAGGGGGACAAGAACACGTGTGCCTTGTCCATTATCCTGCCTcagacagagctggccttctacCTGCCTCTGCACACCATCTGCGTGGAGAGGCTAAAGCATGTTATCCGCAAAGGACGCATTTGGATGCAGAAG GGCTACAACATCATCTCAGTGCTGAGCTTGGAGATTGTCCCTATCATGGAGCTGTTGGCCTCTATGAAGACGCACAGTGTGCCAGAAGATATAGAt ATAAAAGACACCGTGCTAAATGATGATGACATCGGGGACAGCTGCCACGAGGATTTCCTCCACAA GGCCGTCAGCTCTCATCTGCAGACTTGCGGCTGTTCAATAGTGGTTGGGAGCAACCCCGAGAAAGTAAATAAG ATTGTACGTactctctgcctcttcctcaCCCCGGCTGAGAGGAAGTGCTCTCGCCTCTGCAAGGCTGACTCTTCTTTCAAATATGACACAGGCCTGTTTGTTCAGGGTCTGCTCAAG GACTCCAGAGGCAGCTTCGTCCTGCCCTTCCGCCAGGTGCTCTACTCCCCTTACCCGACCACGCACATCGACGTCGACATCAACACAGTCAAGCAGATGCCACCGTGCCATGAGCACACGTACAACCAGCGGCGCTACATGCGGTCTGAGCTGAGCGCTCTCTGGAAGACGGACAGCGAGGAGGACATCCCCCCCGACACAGTCATTCACACTGACGAATCCTTCACACCTGACCT gAATATATTTCAAGACGTCATGCATAAAGACACTTTGGTGAAGTCATTTATAGACGAG GTGTTCATGCTGAAGCCAGGCCTGTCCCTGCGGAGCACCTATCTGGcccagttcctgctgctgctccacaggAAGGCCCTCACACTGCTCAAGTACATCGAGGACGAAAC GCAAAAAGGGAAGAAGCCGTTTCGATCCTTGCGTAACTTAAAGACGGACCTGGATCTGACGGTGGAAGGAGACCTGCACATTGTAATGGCCTTCGCTGAGAAGCTGAGGGCGGGACTGCACTCGTTCGTGTTTGGCAAGCCGTTCTACACCAGCATGCAAGAACGAGACGCGCTCATGAGCTTCTGA